The Azospirillum brasilense genome window below encodes:
- a CDS encoding VWA domain-containing protein codes for MPIFAHPWFALLLPLPMLVYWLLPPHETRRPAVRVPFFAELARLTGATPSEGASVGRRGLWRTLTLIVCWLLALLALMRPQWVLPPIHHDRPARDLLLLVDLSGSMETEDFTDASGRTVSRLAAVKQVLDDFLARRDGDRAGVVVFGNAPFALVPFTTDLTLARRMLAEMQVGMAGPRTVLGDAIGLGINLFDASKAPAKTMIALTDGNDTASRVPPSEAARIAKDRGIVIHTVAVGDPAAAGEEKLDETALRDVAAATGGGYYRALDRDELTGIYSRLDAVEARKVETVSFQPRLELYWLPLAALALFSMLAQAVRLVRWPRRRRAEAKADMEATS; via the coding sequence GTGCCGATCTTCGCCCATCCATGGTTCGCCCTGCTTCTGCCGCTGCCGATGCTGGTCTATTGGCTGCTGCCGCCCCATGAGACCCGCCGCCCGGCCGTCCGGGTGCCGTTCTTCGCGGAACTGGCGCGGCTGACCGGCGCGACGCCCAGCGAGGGGGCGAGCGTCGGCCGGCGCGGCCTATGGCGGACGCTGACGTTGATCGTGTGTTGGCTGCTCGCCCTGCTCGCGTTGATGCGCCCGCAATGGGTGTTGCCGCCCATCCACCACGACCGGCCGGCACGCGATCTCCTGCTGCTGGTCGATTTGTCCGGGTCCATGGAGACCGAGGACTTCACCGACGCGTCGGGGAGGACGGTCAGCCGGCTCGCGGCGGTGAAGCAGGTGCTGGACGATTTCCTCGCCCGCCGCGACGGCGACCGGGCCGGCGTCGTCGTCTTCGGCAACGCGCCCTTCGCGCTGGTGCCCTTCACCACGGACCTGACGCTCGCCCGGCGGATGCTCGCCGAGATGCAGGTCGGGATGGCGGGACCGCGCACCGTCCTGGGCGACGCGATCGGGCTGGGCATCAACCTGTTCGACGCCTCCAAGGCCCCGGCGAAAACCATGATCGCGCTCACCGACGGCAACGACACGGCCAGCCGCGTCCCGCCGTCCGAGGCCGCCCGCATCGCCAAGGACAGGGGGATCGTCATCCACACCGTGGCGGTCGGCGACCCTGCGGCGGCCGGCGAGGAAAAGCTCGACGAGACGGCGCTGAGGGATGTCGCGGCGGCAACCGGCGGAGGGTATTACCGCGCCCTCGACCGCGACGAACTCACCGGCATCTACAGCCGGCTCGACGCGGTCGAGGCCCGCAAGGTCGAGACCGTCTCCTTCCAACCCCGCCTCGAACTCTACTGGCTGCCGCTCGCCGCGCTCGCGCTGTTTTCCATGCTGGCGCAGGCCGTCCGGCTGGTCCGCTGGCCGCGCCGCCGGAGAGCGGAAGCAAAGGCGGACATGGAGGCGACGTCATGA
- a CDS encoding DUF4381 domain-containing protein, which produces MDDPADLSRLADIVVPPPVAWWPPAPGWWIVVAASLGILAILGTALVARWRRNAYRRASLAELAAIGTVDDPASAAAVSVILKRTALTAYPRDMVASLTGAGWLAFLDRTSGSQDFTKGPGTGLTRAAFGAQPSDGDGDAVAAAARRWVKRHRVEG; this is translated from the coding sequence ATGGACGATCCGGCCGATCTGTCCCGTCTCGCCGACATCGTGGTGCCGCCGCCCGTGGCATGGTGGCCGCCGGCGCCCGGCTGGTGGATCGTCGTCGCCGCTTCGCTCGGCATCCTCGCCATTCTCGGCACGGCGCTCGTCGCCCGCTGGCGCCGGAACGCCTATCGCCGGGCATCGCTGGCCGAACTGGCCGCCATCGGCACCGTCGACGACCCGGCGAGCGCGGCAGCGGTCTCCGTCATTCTCAAGCGGACAGCGCTGACCGCCTATCCGCGCGACATGGTGGCGAGCCTGACCGGGGCCGGCTGGCTGGCCTTTCTCGACCGAACATCGGGAAGCCAGGACTTTACCAAGGGGCCAGGGACGGGTCTCACCCGCGCGGCCTTCGGCGCTCAGCCCAGTGATGGCGATGGCGATGCGGTCGCCGCCGCCGCGCGCCGTTGGGTGAAACGCCACCGGGTGGAGGGCTGA